A stretch of Hippoglossus hippoglossus isolate fHipHip1 chromosome 20, fHipHip1.pri, whole genome shotgun sequence DNA encodes these proteins:
- the LOC117754271 gene encoding LOW QUALITY PROTEIN: programmed cell death 1 ligand 1-like (The sequence of the model RefSeq protein was modified relative to this genomic sequence to represent the inferred CDS: inserted 2 bases in 1 codon) produces the protein LLVKVEPGNTRVHSYYRARDQLTXQSERFRGRTSLFKEQISRGNASIRLTGLQLQDQGRYECYTSTINGVHKESFINLRADAPVRHVDIEQVENSFTCRSEGIYPEPQLTWSTRPPSTVTLQNQTSVKETEQQLYEISSTLTLSDRDTVLICSLSTRSGRRSAVWYQPTPVHVSRVEQQQSTALLQTPNPRHTWCGSSTTVRSLWTRPGSTAPPGSQSSGGSRWRMCQRQAASRCTTYLQITRERSPVNSVVKRRRISSTAT, from the exons TTACTGGTGAAGGTGGAACCAGGAAACACTCGTGTCCACTCCTACtacagagccagagaccagttGAC CCAGAGCGAGCGCTTCAGAGGCCGGACATCGCTGTTCAAAGAGCAGATCTCCAGAGGAAACGCCTCGATCAGGCTGACGGggctgcagcttcaggaccAGGGCCGATACGAGTGCTACACCAGCACCATCAATGGAGTCCACAAGGAGTCATTCATCAACCTGAGAGCAGATG CTCCGGTGCGTCACGTGGACATTGAGCAGGTGGAGAACAGCTTCACCTGCCGCTCAGAGGGGATCTACCCCGAGCCGCAGCTCACCTGGTCCACCAGGCCTCCGTCCACCGTGACCCTTCAGAACCAAACCTCAGTGAAGGagacggagcagcagctctatgagatcagcagcacactgacactgtcagacagagacactgttctgatctgcagcctcagcactcGCAGTGGCAGGAGGAGCGCGGTGTGGTATCAACCCA CTCCCGTCCATGTGTCACGAGTGGAACAACAACAATCCACTGCACTGCTCCAAACACCAAACCCCCGACACACCTGGTGTGGAAGTTCAACCACAGTCAGATCATTGTGGACCAGACCGGGGTCGACGGCCCCCCCAGGGTCTcagagcagtggaggcagcaggtggaggatgtgTCAGCGTCAGGCAGCCTCACGCTGCACCACTTATCTTCAGATCACCAGGGAACGTTCACCTGTGAACTCAGTAGTGAAGAGGAGACGCATTTCATCAACAGCTACGTGA